Within Paenibacillus sabinae T27, the genomic segment CCGTCCACAAAAACAGCGATTCGTCCTTCCAGCAGATTTCCGGCCACGCTGTCCGGTCGCTCGGTATTATACATCGTTGGGAAAGGAGAATTCTTATTTTCTTCAATAAGCTGCTCAATATAGCCCGATTCCAAAATGGAGTCCACATGAATATTGTTCAGCTTTGTTCTGACCTCCTGAATCATGTTCTCGTTTGCAATCCCATGAACATACATAATCGCCACCTCGGTTCGTGTCACGGAACCTAAAGTTAACGTCTCTACCCATAAATCCGGATTCTTTATTCTTCTGCGCACAGCTGCAATATTCGTTCCAATCCTTTCCGTAAAAGCTTCCTTGGAACCTCGGATCGAAATCTGTGTAGCCGCTTCAGATATCGCCCTTACCTCGCCTCCGCTCGTATCTCCGCCTATAGCTTGGTTCAGACCGTCTATGAGAATCACCATATTTCCGGAAAGCAGAGCTTCGAGCAGCCCGTCCATATCCTGGATAGCCTTTTCTTTGCCCATCTCGAGCACTTTTTCTTTCATATAATTGTTAATCTTAATAACGTCTGGAGCACTCGGATATCCGCTTCCTTCAAAGGACATAGCATGTCCGATAAAATCTTCAATCACCGCCTTATCGGTAATCCCTTCTATATATACAGCTCCCACTCGAACTTGTGAATGCATCATTTGAAAGTACCGTATAATGAGGTCAGGGCTTTTGCCGAAGCATTCACTAACCTGCTTTACATTTTCATCCAGGCTGGAGGAGAGGGGAGCATTCTTTCGTTTGCCGCTGTTCACCGCTGCAGGTTTTCTTGGTTTGGTTCTCCAAATGGACATAGCCGGCACCTCCTGCCTTTACTATTCGCCGCCCCCTGTTTTTTATTCAACTTATGGAAAATATGAAGCAAAAACGGGCACCCTCCCTCTGGAAGGTACCCGTTGTCTATAAAGAAATATTAACTAAAAAACGGACCCGCCAAGCTGATGTTGGCAGGTCCGTACGATTAATTCCGTGCAGTCGCGGAAAGCGTATCGTCGCTTAAAAGAAGGTTCACATTAACTGCGCCATACTTGCGCATCCGAATGGAGTAAATGTGGTCAACGCCAAATGATTTCATATATTCGGTATACGAATCGACGAGGTCTTTGGGAAGCAGGGCCATAATAACACCGGCAAATCCGCCGCCATGTACCCGGCACGCCCCGGCGCCATTTTTCTTGATGAACAGTTCGGTAACGGCCAGGTACAGGGATACGCCCTGGGTTTCCGGGGTTAAATTGGAATAGACATTCTGCAACCATTTCCACGACGAGTTGCCGGATTCATTGACCAGCTTGAGAAATTCGTCCGGACGGCCCTCATCCAGCGCTTTAATCTGCTTATCCACCCGGTCGTTTTCCTCGAAAAAGTGCAGCGCTCTCAGAACGGCTCTGTCTCCTGCCTTTTCCCGGAGTTCCTGAAAACGGCTCAGCACATCAGCCGCGCTCAAATCGCCGAGAACCTGGGCCCCGAGCTCCTTCGCTACCGCTTTCATTTCCGAGGGAATTGAAGAATACTCCTGGCTTAGATCTGCATGATTTCCGCCTGTGGGCACAATCAGAAGCTTGTAGGCCTGGTTCACCGGCTCAAAATTCAAGTTTGTAATAACCGGGTGCTGCGCATCCTTAAAGTCTATCGAGATAAGTCCCCCGTGCCCGCAGGCGAGTTGGTCGAGCAGGCCGGATTGCTTGTCCCACTTGGTGTTCTCGGCGTATTGCCCGATTTTGGCGCAGGCTACAATATCCAGTTGATTGTCGTTGTAGAAGAAATTGAGGATCGCGCAGATCAGCATTTCAAAAGACGCCGACGAACTCACTCCGGCCGCGCTAATCACATCGCTCGTCAAACACACGTTGAAGCCGCCGATGGAATAGCCGTTTTTTTCAAACCCATTCAGAATCCCTTCAACGAGAGTGTACGTTCCGGAAGCATTCGGGTTCTCTGCTCTACGGCCCAGATCGATCGTAAAATCTTCATTATAAGTGATGCTTCTGATGCTGACCTTGTTATCCCCGGTCTTTTCAGCAACGCCTATGCAGTCCATGTTGATGCTGGCCGCGATCACTTTGCCCAAATTATGGTCGGTATGATTGCCGCTGATTTCACTACGGCCGGGCGAGCTAAACAGATAGACATCCGATCCGCCGAATCTTTGGCTATACTCATTGACTAAAGCGCTGTATCTTTCGGTTTGGCTGGAGAGCGCCTCTTGGCCATCCCCATAGAGTTCGGTCAGCCTGTCTCTGAACAACTCCGAATGGATCAACTGAAGCGTATCTGCAATGGATGGCATGTTACCGTTCCTCCTAAAGTTATTTTTCCGCTAAGGGCTTGAATCAAGATTGAACCTGACATAACTTAGGATAAGAATAACTCAGAATCGGGTGAAGTTACATGGAGAAACATTACTTTTGCATGGAATTAAATGACTATCCCGGTCAGTTGGAGCCGGCCTCAGCCGCACACCGTTCCAGGAATTGAAAAGCTTTATCTTTATTCACTGCACCCGCGGAAACCCCGGCAATCAGTTCGCCATGCTTCAAAGGCAGGGAAGACGCCAACTTGCTGTTCGTAAAATCAATTCCATAGGGATGCTCGGCTCCGTCCTTGTCGTTTAACGCTTTCCGGACATGACTATCTTTAGAGCCGGCACTAAACCACTTGGACAGCCGAGAATCATCCAGAAGCTCAAGTCCGCCTTGCTGGGCCAGCCAAGGTAGAGTATCTTTATCAAGGATCAGCACATCAGGCGTGCTCGCGGTCAATTCCGCAATGGCCTTTTGAACGTAGACCATGTCCCCGCCCCCGCCTTCCGAATTGGATGGAGGAATGTACAAGGTTGTAACCTCCACTCGGCGCCACTCGGGAAACGCCTTTAATATCGCCTCTTCCACAGGCTGTCCATTTCCCTCCAGATCATTCTCTGCCGTATAGTTGCCGATGAATATAATATTCAGATCGACCGGCGGGAGGCTGGCCTCTATTCTCTTCTTCTCCAGATAATTCTGCACACCGGCTACCCCGGCAATCAGAACCGCAACAATCGCAATGGTTACCAGCACGTGAGTCCTATACAGCCTAAAAAAATCCTCCACCCTGCCGGCCGTGCCCGCAAATCTCCCCCATTTGGCCAGGCGCTTATTTTCGGCCTCCTGAACTTCGGTTCTGGCCCAGTCGTCCAGAATCAAGCGAAAAGCCTTCGTTTCATCTTCATAGGCCTGGGAGAGCCCGGAATCGGCAGTCTCGCTTGAAGATGCAGATTTTCTGCGCTTCAGCAGGAGGTCGAACCGGCGGTTCACCTCTTCTTTGGTCACATCATCTGGCAGTCCCAAGAGCCTGTAAGCTTCTTTCACTTCATCCTTCAAGTCCGTTTCTCTCCTTTAACTAACATGACCGCCCGCATCCCGCAAGCGGCCAAAGCTAAATCTCCACATTCTATTATTTTATCATAGATTTAATGCGTTTTCATGGTGAGCTAGAATAACCGGGACCAGTAACCAACCGTTAACAAGTAAATTCCAATCACCGAAAACAATACAGCAATGATCCGGGAAAAAATAAAATACGCTCGGGGCGGTTCCTTAACAGCCTTCCAGCCTTGGGTGACCTTCCAGAAATAATACGGCCGAATAGCCGCAAAAACCGCCATTCCCGTCCAAATCAATAAAAAGGCAGTATAAAACCAAATAAAAGCGTATGGCATTCCGTTCACTCTCCTTACATTGTTTGGATAAAGAGTCCTTCAAATCCTAAAAACAAGCTTAAATCCTTTGGGAGATCATGTAAATGATTATCGGTCTGAAACAGCAAAAACCTCCTTCGCAGACATCTGACTAATCAGATACCGCAAAGGAGGGATAATAGGTTCTTATAATGAATCCTGTGCAGTACATTTAGGCACCCAGGATTCTTAGCTCTTGCTAAAAATCAGCACCACCCGTCTAACGGGTGGTTTGCTCTGCGGCTATAAGCCTTTGTCACCGGCTAGCGTCTAAAGGCGCTGGCTTTCACTTTGTTCAAGCTACTATGCCTTTGCCTCTTTTGCTACCCCTGAAGGGGTGCCTGATTACCGGCTACCCCTTAAAGGGGTTTTCGTACTCTCTCACACTCAGTTTATCCAGCGCAATATCTCGTGACTTTCCTGCTCCTGGATATACTTTTTAATCGTTGCCTCGTTGAGTCCTACCGTGCTTACATAATATCCTTCCGCCCAAAAATGACGATTCCCATACTTGTACTTCAAATTTGCATGCTTATCAAAAATCATCAGCGCACTTTTCCCTTTCAGGTATCCCATAAAAATCGAGACGCTCATTTTCGGTAGAATACTTACCAGAATGTGAATATGATTCGGTATGAGGTGACCTTCGATAATCTCTACTCCTTTGTATCCGCACAGTAGCTTCAGAATATCGCGAATACTTTCCTTGTATTGATTGTAGATTACCTTTCGTCTATACTTTGGGGTGAATACGATATGGTATTTGCACTTTCATTTGGTATGTGCCATACCGTCTCTGGCTTGTGCCACAAAAATCACCTTCTCCTTTCGTTAGACATAGTAGCTTGAACTGTACCTCTGTCAATAAAGTAGACACTTAGAATCGAGAAAATTACGCTGCCTTGAGGAGAACACGCTCGTACTCATTGGGCGAGCAGAAGCCCACAGCTGAATGGATTCGTTTTCCATTGTAGAAGCATGTGATGTACTCGAAAATCGCTTTTCGGGCCTGTTCTCGCGTCTTAAATTTATTCAGATAAATGAGTTCTTTCTTTAAAACACTATGAAAGGACTCGATGCAGGCGTTATCGTAACAGTTCCCTTTGCGGCTCATGCTTCCCTTCATCCCGTACGTGTCGAGGCGGGCTTGGTAGTCATGCGAAGCATATTGGCTGCCGCGGTCCGAGTGGTGAAGTACCTGGCCTTTAGGTGGACGCCGCTGCTGAACCGCGCGGTCAAGCGCCTGAATGACAAGTTCCTTGGTCATCCGGCTGTCCATATAGAAGCCGACAATTTTGCGGCTGTACAGGTCCATGACGCTTGCCGAATAGAGCCAGCCCTCATCGGTGGCGATATAGGTAATATCCGAAACCCAGGTCTGGTTCGGTGCTGCTGGCTTGAATTTTCGGTCTAGTACGTTGTCAAATACAGGCAGATTATGGTTGGAATTCGTCGTTGCCTTGTGTTTTCGGACCGTACGCGACTTGAGTCCGAGTGCCTGCATGATTCACATCACGGTTTTTTCGGACACTGGAACCCCCTCTTTTCGGAGCACTTCCGTAATTTTGGGGCTCCCGTATAAACGGCGTGAATCTAGGAAGATTCGGCGAATGCGCCGTTCTAAATGCTTCCGGCGGTGTTCCCGTTTACTCGGTTTACGTCGTGTCCATTTATAGTAGCCGCTTCGTGAAACTTGAAACGCATCGCACATCTTCGAGACCCGGCACTTGAAGCGGTGATCATGAATAAAGGTATAGATCAGCGCCGGTCTTTGGCGAAGTAGTGCATCGCCTTTTTTAAAATCTCGTTCTCCTCTTCCAGATCGCGGATTCGTTTCTGCAAGTCTCGTGTAGCCTTGTCCTCCGACTTCAACTGACCGCTGCCGGGAAAGGCTTGCTGACCGTCCTTCTTGTACTCGGCCATCCAACGGTACAGGGTGTTGTTGCTGATTCCCAATTCCCGGGCGACCTGCGCCACCGGCTTGCCCTCTTCCTGAATCATCTGAACCGTCTGCAGTTTGAAGTCTTTGTCATACTTTTTATTCATGATTGACACCTCGAATTTTGATGAGTTTATTCTATCGCATTCTCGGTTCTCGGTGTCTACTTTTTAGTCTAACAGCAGTTTGGCATCCTTAATCCTCATTTCTTCTTATGTTGGATAATGTTCTTCAGCTATTGTGCCTGTCTACTCAATATTATAAGAATTGATCATTTTAATTCCTGCCATGAGAGTTACTTTATGCTGCAACATTTGTTACTAGATTACATACAAAAGAGAGACTGAGGGCTATGACCTCAGTCTCTCTTCTATACCATTTGCTATTGTGTCAGTGTAATATCGTCAATTTGGAGAGAATAAGTTGCGTTGGCATCGAAATAAAAACCGATATCCAATTGTCCGTTCGTAACTGTTACAGTCCTAGAAATCGTCTGATAGGCGCTGTTTGAGGAAATATCCGCATTGATTTGCGTTCCACCGAAGCCGCTAAGCTCCATACGGGCTATATTGGGTGCTGCGCCGGTATTATTGGTCAACTTAACCGCAGCGCTGATGGTATAAGTTCCATTAGGTACCGTTACAGCTTGATGGACGCTTTCTTTAAAAGGAATGGTGCCATTATAGAAATACAGCTTGTAGCTCCCGCTTTTTACATCGCTCGTATTGACGCCATAGGAAGCTTCCTGTCCTGTCGGATGCCATTCTGTCCAATTCGCGATACTTCCGGTCTCGAATCCACCGTTAAGAATAGGTGTTCCATTATTCAATTCAATATAGTCCAGATTGAATCCGCCGGTATCACCAGCATTTCTGGAAATGGTAATCAGGTTTAGTCCTTGTGCCAGCGTTACCGTCTTGTTCACCGTTCCCCATTGATCCCAATTCGTCATAGTCGGGAGAGAGAATGAGCCCGAGGAGAGCGTTGCATTGTTCACATTGCTAACCTTGTAACTTCCGGTACTTGCGCTGCCGGTAGCATTTGCATAACGGATGCCCAGATTATAGGTACCAGCCTTATCAGCATTCACACCAATAACGACATTCGCACCAGCTGTTTCTGCTCCCAGCCGGTCCACAAATCCTTCGCCCGAACGGCCCGTGTGGTCATTATTGAAATGAGCGCCTGCGCGGAACGTACCTACTTCGGCTTCGTACCGGTTGACGGTAGCATCCGATTTCTTCGGCGATATCCGGATCATACTTACATCATGCGGGTTCAGCGTGACGCTGTAACTTGTCTTCAGGCCCAGATCGGTGTGCTGCCAAACATCATGAACATTGCCGCCACTACTTAGGCCCAGAATGCCGGCAAAATCAATTGACTGTGTCTTTGCGCTATCCGACCGGTTGAATAGGGCGACTACCCAATCCCCGTTTGCCGTTTGGCCGATCCAGCGTTCCGAATCCCGGCTGCCTGTATCCGGCTGTCCACTGACCGC encodes:
- a CDS encoding spore germination protein; amino-acid sequence: MSIWRTKPRKPAAVNSGKRKNAPLSSSLDENVKQVSECFGKSPDLIIRYFQMMHSQVRVGAVYIEGITDKAVIEDFIGHAMSFEGSGYPSAPDVIKINNYMKEKVLEMGKEKAIQDMDGLLEALLSGNMVILIDGLNQAIGGDTSGGEVRAISEAATQISIRGSKEAFTERIGTNIAAVRRRIKNPDLWVETLTLGSVTRTEVAIMYVHGIANENMIQEVRTKLNNIHVDSILESGYIEQLIEENKNSPFPTMYNTERPDSVAGNLLEGRIAVFVDGTPFVLIAPTTFFMFFHTVEDYYQRYDVSSLIRMLRLICLFISLFGPALFVAALTFHQEMIPTPLLINFASQREGVPFPTFVEALLMEVTFEIIREAGIRMPSPIGQTVSIIGGLVLGQAAVQAGIVSPAMVIAVSLTGISSFTTPAYNMALSIRLLRFINMFAAAFMGLYGIAIMSLIFTAHLCSLRSLGTPYMSPIAPFIPEDQKDTFIRSPLNFLNRTGGKGGETKSGEGKHES
- a CDS encoding DUF6199 family natural product biosynthesis protein, whose translation is MPYAFIWFYTAFLLIWTGMAVFAAIRPYYFWKVTQGWKAVKEPPRAYFIFSRIIAVLFSVIGIYLLTVGYWSRLF
- a CDS encoding CBM35 domain-containing protein; amino-acid sequence: MAVADQYDTIGSNLSYYTNPEILSLKQEGFVGKPIFYNGNPFEPAVSGQPDTGSRDSERWIGQTANGDWVVALFNRSDSAKTQSIDFAGILGLSSGGNVHDVWQHTDLGLKTSYSVTLNPHDVSMIRISPKKSDATVNRYEAEVGTFRAGAHFNNDHTGRSGEGFVDRLGAETAGANVVIGVNADKAGTYNLGIRYANATGSASTGSYKVSNVNNATLSSGSFSLPTMTNWDQWGTVNKTVTLAQGLNLITISRNAGDTGGFNLDYIELNNGTPILNGGFETGSIANWTEWHPTGQEASYGVNTSDVKSGSYKLYFYNGTIPFKESVHQAVTVPNGTYTISAAVKLTNNTGAAPNIARMELSGFGGTQINADISSNSAYQTISRTVTVTNGQLDIGFYFDANATYSLQIDDITLTQ
- a CDS encoding galactokinase → MPSIADTLQLIHSELFRDRLTELYGDGQEALSSQTERYSALVNEYSQRFGGSDVYLFSSPGRSEISGNHTDHNLGKVIAASINMDCIGVAEKTGDNKVSIRSITYNEDFTIDLGRRAENPNASGTYTLVEGILNGFEKNGYSIGGFNVCLTSDVISAAGVSSSASFEMLICAILNFFYNDNQLDIVACAKIGQYAENTKWDKQSGLLDQLACGHGGLISIDFKDAQHPVITNLNFEPVNQAYKLLIVPTGGNHADLSQEYSSIPSEMKAVAKELGAQVLGDLSAADVLSRFQELREKAGDRAVLRALHFFEENDRVDKQIKALDEGRPDEFLKLVNESGNSSWKWLQNVYSNLTPETQGVSLYLAVTELFIKKNGAGACRVHGGGFAGVIMALLPKDLVDSYTEYMKSFGVDHIYSIRMRKYGAVNVNLLLSDDTLSATARN